Genomic DNA from Dehalogenimonas lykanthroporepellens BL-DC-9:
ACCCCCGGCCGCTTCTATAAGCGCCGAGCCAAGTGAATGCCCGCCGTGGACAAAAATCGGGTCATGCCAGATCATATACACGGTTCGCGGCTTTTGTGCCTCGGACAGACCATCGGTTTTATCTGTAACCGCTTTTACTCTAGCCTGCATATCGGTAATGATATCGTTGGCTTTATCCGTTGTGTCGGTCACTTGCCCGATCATCTCTATCGTGTCATAAACTTCCTGAAAACTACCGATACTGGTGCCTTTGACTACCACAACCGGTTTCCCTGGCAGGACGTTTTCCAATTGATCGACTACATCGGGTACCGCCGAGATATCGACCAGAATAAGGTCTGGATTCAAGCCGACGATGGCTTCGTAATTCACTGCGAACAGGTTACCCACTTTGTCCACATCCAAAGCCGCTACGGGGTAGTCGGAGTAGTCATCGACCCCGACCAGTTTGTCGCCAACCCCCAGAGCATAGAGTATCTCGGTATGACTGGGAACCAGCGAGATTATTCGCTGCGGCTCGCCATTAATAGTTACCTTCCGGCCCGCATGGTCAGTCAAGCTCAATGGTTCATTATTATTATCTGGACTACATCCCCAACCTCCGAACATCAGGGCAACTCCCAACAGCAACGCCACAAACAGTTTTCCAGTAGGTAACAACCTCTTCACTGTTTCGTTTCCCCCTTGGTAATCAAGTATTCTTTAGTTTATTTAGGTCGACTTGCGTATTATATAACGCAAATATGGCATGGTGTCAAATGTTAACCTGGAAATTAGTGTCGCATGAAATATGCTTTTACCAACTCGATACCGGTATCGCCAGTACACAGGGGTTGTAGCTCACGACTGTCGTCGCGATATACGGTTATCCCCTTCAAGCCGGATTCATAAGCCATCCGAAATACAGATGCTAACTCTTCTCTGGTCGCCTGCCGGGCAAAGTTCACGGTTTTGGACACGGCATTGTCGGTAAATTCCTGGAAAGCCGCCTGTATTTTAACATGCCACTCGGGAGATACCTGGTGAGCGGTAACGAAGATTTTCCTGATTTCCTCCGGCACGTCGTGCTGATCATGCAGATGATTGCATTTCACCAGTCTGGCCAGTAACTCTTCCGAATAAACACCGGCGTCTTTGACAGCTTTTTCAAAATGAGGATTAACTTCCAGCAGGTTTTCCCCATCGAGTATGTTTCTGACAAATACCCCGGCAAATACCGGTTCAATACCGGAGGAACATCCGGCTATTATCGAAAGCGTCCCTGTAGGCGCCACGGTAGTACAGGCGGCGTTGCGCATCGGCTCCAGACCTTCCCGATCGTAGATACTACCCTTAAAGGCCGGGAACGGGCCTCTTTCTCTGGCCAACAGGCGTGAAGTTCTGTGGGCTTCATCTTTTATAAAGCGCATGACCTCCCTAGCTATCTTGACCGCGGATTCGGAGTTGTATGGGATACCCATCTGATAGAGCATATCAGCGAAACCCATAACCCCGAGGCCGATTTTTCTGGTGCGTTTGGTCATTTCTTCAATTCTGGAAATAGGGAATTTATTGACATCGATGACGTTGTCCAGGAATCTGACAGCCAGCGATACTACGTCTTTGAGAGTATCGAAATCGACTACCGTCCGGTTATTATCGAGCTTAACCATTTTAGCCAGATTTATGGATCCCAGATTGCAGGATTCATACGGCAACAGAGTCTGCTCTCCGCAACCGCTGATAATCTCGATCCGGCCTAGGTGAGGCGTAGGATTAGCCCTGTTGATCTGGTCGATAAAAACAAACCCAGGATCGCCGGTTGACCACGCCTGATCAACTATCCGGTCGAAAACGGCGCCGGCATTCAGCCAGCCGGTAATCTGACCGTTCCTGGGGTAGATCAAGGGATAATCCTGCCCAGTTTTCACTCGGCGCATG
This window encodes:
- a CDS encoding periplasmic binding protein (PFAM: periplasmic binding protein~KEGG: dev:DhcVS_588 ABC-type cobalamin/Fe3+ siderophore transport system, periplasmic component) — its product is MKRLLPTGKLFVALLLGVALMFGGWGCSPDNNNEPLSLTDHAGRKVTINGEPQRIISLVPSHTEILYALGVGDKLVGVDDYSDYPVAALDVDKVGNLFAVNYEAIVGLNPDLILVDISAVPDVVDQLENVLPGKPVVVVKGTSIGSFQEVYDTIEMIGQVTDTTDKANDIITDMQARVKAVTDKTDGLSEAQKPRTVYMIWHDPIFVHGGHSLGSALIEAAGGINIFAENEGSAVQLEELIDRDPQVILASASETMGDFAYQFALGDERLETTTARINGDIFGMNDDLTGRPGPRLIEGLEEMAKILHPDLFE
- a CDS encoding ribonucleoside-diphosphate reductase, adenosylcobalamin-dependent (KEGG: det:DET0623 ribonucleotide reductase~TIGRFAM: ribonucleoside-diphosphate reductase, adenosylcobalamin-dependent~PFAM: ribonucleotide reductase large subunit; Ribonucleotide reductase large subunit domain protein), with product MPQSVSDSLLNLTPNALRVLEKRYLRRDSRGEVVETPAELFRRVADAVASAERKYASDTSVRYIADEFYRIMSGLLFLPNSPTLLNAGTTSGQLSACFVLPVEDSIEAIFEAVKYTAQIHKSGGGTGFSFAHVRPVGDDVDGRADAATGPVALIDVFSKAADYVRQGGIRRGCNSVVLPVDHPDIMDFIKAKADPLSLTNFYISVAVTDDFMRRVKTGQDYPLIYPRNGQITGWLNAGAVFDRIVDQAWSTGDPGFVFIDQINRANPTPHLGRIEIISGCGEQTLLPYESCNLGSINLAKMVKLDNNRTVVDFDTLKDVVSLAVRFLDNVIDVNKFPISRIEEMTKRTRKIGLGVMGFADMLYQMGIPYNSESAVKIAREVMRFIKDEAHRTSRLLARERGPFPAFKGSIYDREGLEPMRNAACTTVAPTGTLSIIAGCSSGIEPVFAGVFVRNILDGENLLEVNPHFEKAVKDAGVYSEELLARLVKCNHLHDQHDVPEEIRKIFVTAHQVSPEWHVKIQAAFQEFTDNAVSKTVNFARQATREELASVFRMAYESGLKGITVYRDDSRELQPLCTGDTGIELVKAYFMRH